In Sphingobium sp. Cam5-1, the following proteins share a genomic window:
- a CDS encoding 5-carboxymethyl-2-hydroxymuconate isomerase, protein MAHATVEYTANIEGAFDLDALLALIARHMREEAGGVFPVGGIRVRGIRLDHYVIADGKGPDDAFVNIDVKMGAGRPAEFRQSYFDALFTAIRTFLDPLFAQRPLALSMYVEEAEGWKANSIHQRLQKAGVVHGA, encoded by the coding sequence ATGGCCCATGCAACTGTCGAATATACCGCCAATATCGAGGGCGCGTTCGACCTGGACGCGCTACTCGCCCTGATCGCGCGCCACATGCGCGAGGAAGCTGGCGGTGTGTTCCCCGTCGGCGGCATCCGCGTGCGCGGCATCCGGCTGGACCATTATGTCATCGCCGATGGCAAAGGGCCTGACGACGCCTTCGTCAATATCGACGTGAAGATGGGCGCGGGACGCCCAGCCGAGTTCCGCCAGAGCTATTTCGATGCCCTGTTCACCGCCATCCGCACCTTTCTGGACCCGCTGTTTGCGCAGCGTCCGCTGGCGCTGTCCATGTATGTGGAGGAAGCAGAAGGCTGGAAGGCGAACAGCATTCACCAGCGACTGCAAAAGGCGGGCGTAGTTCACGGCGCATAG
- a CDS encoding NAD-dependent succinate-semialdehyde dehydrogenase, translating to MTLDLRPDACLIGGEWRSGSEWLEVRNPADDSLIARVPAMGSRETQGAIAAAADALPGWAALPASARADALRRYHQLVMEHQEELARILTAEQGKPLAEARGEIAYAASFLEWFAAEAMRAYGEVIPATQADRRIMVIKQPVGVVAAITPWNFPAAMITRKLAPALAAGCTIVIKPAEQTPLTAFALGVLAQAAGIPPGVVNIVTGDPVAIGGALTASPIVRKLSFTGSTRTGALLYAQCAPTVKKLSLELGGNAPFIIFDDADIDAAVAGAMIAKFRNGGQTCVCANRFYVQTGIYDRFVQAFAAAAAALTVGPGDAPGTAIGPLVDDATVAKVTALITDAKAKGAVPVGTERPVEGRFMPPMILADAAPGMRLLEEEIFGPVAPVMRFTDEAEAIRLANAVPDGLAAYVYTSDLARSWRVGEALEAGMVGVNTGAISTEVAPFGGIKMSGLGREGSRHGLDDYLELKTMTVAL from the coding sequence GCCGACGATAGCCTGATCGCGCGCGTGCCCGCCATGGGTTCGCGGGAGACGCAGGGAGCGATCGCGGCGGCGGCGGATGCGCTGCCCGGCTGGGCCGCCCTCCCCGCCTCCGCGCGCGCCGATGCGCTTCGCCGCTACCATCAGCTGGTCATGGAGCATCAGGAGGAGCTGGCGCGCATCCTGACCGCCGAACAGGGTAAGCCGCTGGCCGAGGCGCGGGGCGAAATCGCCTATGCCGCCAGCTTCCTCGAATGGTTCGCGGCCGAAGCCATGCGCGCCTATGGCGAAGTCATCCCGGCGACGCAGGCGGACCGCCGCATCATGGTGATCAAGCAGCCGGTGGGCGTGGTCGCCGCGATCACGCCATGGAATTTCCCGGCGGCGATGATCACCCGCAAGCTCGCGCCCGCGCTGGCGGCGGGATGCACCATCGTGATCAAGCCCGCCGAACAGACGCCGCTCACCGCCTTCGCGCTGGGCGTCCTGGCGCAGGCGGCGGGCATCCCGCCGGGCGTGGTCAACATCGTCACGGGCGACCCCGTGGCGATCGGCGGCGCACTGACGGCAAGCCCCATTGTGCGCAAGCTGAGCTTCACCGGATCGACCCGCACCGGCGCGCTGCTCTATGCACAATGTGCGCCTACCGTGAAGAAGCTCAGCCTTGAACTCGGCGGCAACGCGCCCTTCATCATATTCGACGATGCAGATATCGACGCGGCGGTGGCGGGCGCGATGATCGCCAAGTTCCGCAATGGCGGCCAGACCTGCGTCTGCGCCAATCGCTTCTATGTCCAAACCGGCATCTACGATCGCTTCGTCCAGGCCTTCGCCGCCGCTGCCGCCGCGCTGACGGTCGGCCCCGGCGACGCGCCCGGCACCGCGATAGGCCCGCTGGTCGATGATGCGACGGTCGCCAAGGTGACGGCGCTGATCACCGACGCCAAGGCGAAGGGCGCGGTGCCGGTAGGCACGGAGAGGCCTGTCGAAGGCCGGTTCATGCCCCCCATGATCCTGGCCGACGCGGCGCCCGGCATGCGCCTTTTAGAGGAAGAGATTTTCGGCCCCGTCGCCCCAGTCATGCGCTTCACCGATGAGGCGGAGGCCATCCGCCTGGCGAATGCGGTGCCCGATGGCCTTGCCGCCTATGTCTATACAAGCGACCTCGCGCGCAGCTGGCGCGTGGGTGAAGCGCTGGAGGCCGGGATGGTGGGCGTTAACACCGGCGCGATCTCCACCGAGGTCGCGCCCTTTGGCGGCATCAAGATGTCGGGCCTTGGCCGCGAAGGATCGCGCCATGGGCTTGACGATTATCTGGAACTCAAGACGATGACGGTCGCGCTATGA
- a CDS encoding MarR family transcriptional regulator has product MAKAKAGLTRYSQSLAGTLLAAREAVMAPIRPILREANVTEQQWRVLRVLAEVDELDASSIAKEALLYAPTVTRILRELTERQWVVRSIDPNDGRRSVISISDEGRKLVEGTAVYTVPMLSAYAEAFGEKRLRDFIAEARELAKALERFSPDR; this is encoded by the coding sequence GTGGCGAAGGCAAAGGCGGGACTGACCAGATATTCCCAATCGCTGGCGGGCACGTTGCTGGCGGCGCGCGAAGCGGTGATGGCGCCGATCCGTCCGATCCTGCGGGAAGCGAATGTGACCGAACAGCAATGGCGCGTGCTGCGCGTACTGGCCGAAGTCGATGAGCTGGACGCAAGCAGCATCGCCAAGGAAGCCTTGCTCTATGCCCCCACCGTCACGCGCATCCTGCGCGAATTGACCGAACGCCAGTGGGTCGTTCGCAGCATCGATCCGAACGATGGCCGCCGGTCGGTCATTTCCATTTCCGACGAAGGGCGGAAGCTGGTGGAGGGCACCGCGGTTTATACGGTGCCCATGCTGTCCGCCTATGCCGAAGCTTTTGGCGAGAAGCGGCTGCGCGACTTCATTGCCGAAGCGCGTGAACTGGCCAAGGCGCTCGAACGCTTTTCCCCGGACCGCTGA
- the hpaD gene encoding 3,4-dihydroxyphenylacetate 2,3-dioxygenase: protein MGKVSLVAKITHVPSMYLSELDGPHKGCREAAIEGHRIISRRCRELGVDTLVVFDTHWLVNSGYHVNCSARWEGVYTSGELPHFIKDMPYACNGNPALGELLAAAATQAGVHTRAHQIASLEPEYGTLVPLRYMNPDQHFRAVSVSALCMVHTLEDSMTLGRAMREAVERDYDGNVAFLASGSLSHRFAQNGESEEYRDKIWSPLLEAVDRRAVEMWEQGEWRSFVGMLQDYASKCHGEGFMHDTAMMMGVLGGADYTGKAEVVTPYFPSSGTGQINAIFPV from the coding sequence ATGGGCAAGGTTTCACTGGTGGCCAAAATCACCCATGTGCCGTCCATGTATCTGTCGGAACTGGATGGCCCGCACAAGGGCTGCCGCGAGGCCGCGATCGAAGGGCATCGGATCATCAGCCGCCGATGCCGGGAGCTGGGTGTTGACACGCTGGTCGTGTTCGACACGCACTGGCTGGTGAATTCAGGCTATCATGTGAACTGCTCGGCACGGTGGGAGGGCGTCTATACCTCCGGCGAGCTGCCGCATTTCATCAAGGACATGCCCTATGCCTGCAACGGCAATCCGGCGCTGGGCGAACTGCTGGCGGCGGCGGCCACACAGGCGGGGGTGCATACGCGCGCGCATCAGATCGCGTCGCTGGAGCCGGAATATGGCACGCTGGTGCCGCTGCGCTACATGAACCCGGACCAGCATTTCCGGGCCGTGTCGGTGTCGGCGCTCTGCATGGTGCATACCCTTGAAGATTCCATGACACTCGGCCGCGCCATGCGCGAAGCGGTGGAGCGCGACTATGATGGCAATGTCGCCTTCCTCGCCAGCGGGTCGCTCTCCCACCGCTTCGCCCAAAATGGCGAGTCCGAAGAATATAGGGACAAGATCTGGAGCCCGCTGCTCGAAGCCGTCGATCGGCGCGCCGTGGAAATGTGGGAACAGGGCGAATGGCGCAGCTTTGTCGGCATGTTGCAGGACTATGCCAGCAAATGCCATGGCGAAGGCTTCATGCACGACACCGCGATGATGATGGGCGTGCTGGGCGGCGCCGACTATACTGGCAAGGCCGAGGTCGTGACGCCCTATTTCCCCTCTTCGGGTACTGGACAGATCAACGCCATCTTTCCGGTTTGA
- a CDS encoding fumarylacetoacetate hydrolase family protein — protein sequence MMICNGHIYGVVLNDRDELTRLAPDFHEKPYLAPPAAPVVFMKPAVTLSRGTVRLEPGRSAVAAATVALLIARDTTGVSAQDALDCVGAAAIAVDIAYGQANYYRPAIAQRNADGFLLMGAWRSPTLPDRVTTFVDGKVAHEWPLDRLVRAPGQLIADISAFLTMRAGDVLLIGLPGDAPEVEAGMALRAEAAGFDPATALVEEYAR from the coding sequence ATGATGATTTGCAATGGGCACATCTATGGGGTGGTCCTGAACGACCGGGACGAGTTGACCCGGCTCGCCCCGGACTTTCACGAAAAGCCCTATCTCGCACCTCCAGCGGCGCCGGTGGTCTTCATGAAACCTGCGGTCACTTTGTCGCGCGGCACCGTGCGGCTCGAACCGGGGCGGAGCGCCGTGGCGGCGGCGACGGTCGCGCTACTGATCGCGCGGGACACGACCGGGGTGAGCGCGCAAGACGCGCTGGACTGTGTCGGCGCGGCCGCCATCGCCGTCGATATCGCCTACGGACAGGCCAATTATTATCGGCCTGCCATTGCGCAACGTAATGCCGATGGCTTCCTGCTGATGGGAGCATGGCGATCGCCGACTCTGCCTGATCGGGTCACGACTTTTGTGGATGGCAAAGTGGCGCATGAATGGCCGCTCGACCGCCTCGTGCGCGCACCGGGCCAACTGATCGCGGACATATCTGCCTTCCTGACGATGCGGGCAGGCGATGTGCTGCTGATTGGGCTGCCCGGCGACGCCCCCGAAGTGGAGGCGGGCATGGCTTTACGCGCGGAGGCGGCGGGTTTCGACCCGGCCACTGCTCTTGTTGAGGAGTATGCACGATGA
- a CDS encoding MFS transporter, giving the protein MRSPARDRSHPDHPLAIASFVLLGTIGVLSFIVQPALVQGFVTQLHLTEAQAVDLAGIEMSAVALMTVILAFVGNRFDWRMLTIGCLLVAGAGNLASAVTAGGSGFGAARFLAGLGEGGVISLSFSFVGLTRRTDRNLAYYLVLLLAYGAFGIWQAPMLFATIGLKGIFLIFMAVTLLSIGCAPFLPRSSSDADRHEGQVAPRSSGLLMVSALTGVLVYNLAQGIAWANLFLIGIAAGLGEQKVADALFISQVVAVGGALAAIVLAERIGRMSVFAAGILGGVACIGMLIGKPGATVFLIGVCGFNFLWNMVQPFILGAVNEMDGKGLMMRAAIAVQMVGLGGGPILSGRLIGSGDFTLVEAVCIGCFLLSFVLLILPLRKRHVTMIHPHGAFADAN; this is encoded by the coding sequence ATGCGGAGTCCGGCGCGCGATCGATCCCACCCCGACCATCCGCTGGCCATCGCCAGTTTTGTCCTGTTGGGGACGATCGGCGTCCTGTCCTTCATCGTGCAGCCCGCGCTGGTCCAGGGTTTCGTCACGCAGCTCCACTTGACCGAGGCGCAGGCGGTGGACCTGGCCGGGATCGAGATGTCGGCCGTCGCGCTGATGACCGTCATATTGGCGTTCGTGGGCAACCGCTTCGACTGGCGCATGTTGACCATCGGATGCCTGCTGGTCGCGGGCGCGGGCAATCTGGCCTCGGCGGTGACGGCGGGAGGAAGCGGCTTCGGCGCAGCACGATTCCTCGCCGGGTTGGGCGAGGGCGGGGTCATCAGCCTGAGTTTCAGCTTTGTGGGCCTGACCCGGCGCACCGACCGCAATCTGGCTTATTATCTCGTCCTCCTGCTCGCTTACGGCGCGTTCGGCATATGGCAGGCGCCGATGCTGTTCGCGACGATCGGGCTGAAGGGGATATTCCTGATCTTCATGGCGGTGACGTTGCTGTCCATTGGTTGCGCGCCTTTTTTGCCGCGATCGTCCAGTGACGCCGATCGGCACGAAGGACAGGTCGCGCCGCGATCGTCTGGACTGCTCATGGTTTCTGCGCTTACCGGCGTTCTGGTCTATAATCTGGCGCAGGGCATCGCATGGGCGAACCTGTTCCTGATCGGCATTGCGGCTGGCCTTGGCGAACAAAAGGTTGCCGACGCCCTCTTCATCTCTCAGGTCGTGGCGGTGGGCGGCGCGCTTGCCGCCATTGTGCTCGCCGAACGGATTGGACGCATGTCCGTCTTCGCGGCGGGAATATTGGGCGGCGTCGCCTGCATAGGCATGCTGATCGGCAAGCCGGGCGCCACGGTGTTCCTGATTGGGGTGTGCGGGTTCAACTTCCTTTGGAATATGGTGCAGCCCTTCATATTGGGCGCGGTCAACGAGATGGACGGCAAGGGCCTGATGATGCGCGCCGCGATCGCCGTGCAGATGGTCGGCCTGGGGGGCGGGCCGATCCTGTCGGGACGCCTGATTGGCAGCGGCGATTTCACCCTGGTGGAAGCCGTTTGCATCGGTTGCTTCCTGCTCAGCTTTGTCCTGTTGATCCTGCCGCTGCGCAAGCGGCATGTCACCATGATCCATCCCCATGGCGCTTTCGCCGACGCTAACTGA
- a CDS encoding fumarylacetoacetate hydrolase family protein, whose translation MKRTRIYHRGRDIWARVSQDEQSLILPDGSSVPAASAQWLPPVVHGAAVYALGLNFADHNKELGFAPKLATPLVFMKGGNCFVGHEGDTPRPADGNQMHPECELVAVIGRPAHNVAEAEALACVSGYTVANDYAIREYLENYYRPNARVKNRDATTPIGPWIVDAADVPDPQALKLTTHVNGELVQDGTTADMIMSVADLVAYLSRHTTLMPGDMILTGTPQGVHFCAPGDTVVTQVEGVGRLVNHLVAG comes from the coding sequence ATGAAGCGTACGCGCATCTATCATCGTGGCCGGGACATATGGGCGCGGGTGTCGCAGGACGAACAAAGCCTGATCCTGCCCGATGGATCGTCTGTCCCCGCCGCGTCCGCGCAATGGCTGCCGCCGGTCGTCCATGGCGCGGCAGTCTATGCGCTGGGCCTCAACTTCGCCGATCATAACAAGGAACTAGGCTTTGCCCCGAAGCTCGCGACGCCGCTTGTGTTCATGAAGGGCGGCAATTGCTTCGTCGGGCATGAAGGCGACACGCCCCGCCCCGCCGACGGCAACCAGATGCATCCCGAATGCGAACTGGTGGCGGTGATCGGTCGGCCCGCGCATAACGTGGCGGAGGCCGAAGCGCTGGCCTGCGTCAGCGGCTACACCGTCGCCAACGACTATGCGATCCGCGAATATCTGGAAAATTACTATCGGCCCAATGCGCGAGTGAAGAACCGTGATGCGACGACGCCGATCGGCCCATGGATCGTCGATGCGGCGGACGTGCCCGACCCGCAGGCGCTGAAGCTGACGACCCATGTGAATGGCGAGCTGGTTCAGGACGGCACGACCGCCGACATGATCATGTCCGTGGCGGATCTGGTCGCCTATCTGTCGCGCCACACCACATTGATGCCCGGCGACATGATCCTGACCGGCACGCCGCAGGGCGTTCATTTCTGCGCGCCCGGCGATACGGTGGTGACGCAGGTGGAAGGCGTCGGGCGGCTGGTCAATCATCTGGTCGCAGGCTGA